A DNA window from Hevea brasiliensis isolate MT/VB/25A 57/8 chromosome 2, ASM3005281v1, whole genome shotgun sequence contains the following coding sequences:
- the LOC110633830 gene encoding nuclear poly(A) polymerase 1 isoform X2, producing the protein MGSPGLSTRNNGQQQQRLGITEPISLGGPTEYDEIKTHELEKFLRDVGLYESQEEAVSREEVLGRLDQIVKNWVKAISRAKGLNEQLVQEANAKIFTFGSYRLGVHGPGADIDTLCVGPRHATREEDFFGELYRMLSEMPEVTELHPVPDAHVPVMQFKFKGVSIDLLYAKLSLWVIPEDLDISQDSILQNADEQTVRSLNGCRVTDQILRLVPNIKNFRTTLRCMRFWAKRRGVYSNVAGFLGGINWALLVARICQLYPNALPNMLVSRFFRVYTQWRWPNPVMICAIEEGSLGLPVWDPRRNPKDRFHLMPIITPAYPCMNSSYNVSSSTLCIMTEEFQRGNEICEAMEAHKADWGTLFEPFSFFDAYKNYLQIDINAENEDDLRNWKGWVESRLRQLTLKIERHTYNMLQCHPHPGEFTDKSRPLRCSYFMGLQRKQGVPVNEGEQFDIRLTVEEFKHSVNLYTLWKLGMEIHVTHVKRRNIPSFVFPGGIRPSRPSKATWDSRRSSAEKSSEAKGVSDGLDDGRKRRRIDDNVANTMKSANSSAGVSFSGEVNEGSPSVGNVSVGSGFVSANGEPMEEKLESNRTDGVNNSKGLSGNLAQDGELNAQSKDLFATNDAPFSKEAEKLAIEKIMSGPYINSQSLTQELDELEDDFEYRNQIKDSRGNKKDISVESTSANMTATSLANVAVMPSHISSNGADLFASLCPSGGLEELEPAELMAPLSNGFCFTAPVAQKKPHIRHLDISCFWLAG; encoded by the exons ATGGGGAGCCCAGGATTAAGCACCCGAAATAATGGGCAGCAGCAACAACGGCTAGGCATTACGGAGCCCATTTCCTTGGGTGGACCAACAGAGTACGATGAGATAAAAACCCACGAACTTGAAAAG TTTTTGCGAGATGTGGGACTGTATGAGAGTCAGGAGGAGGCTGTGAGCAGAGAGGAAGTTCTTGGGAGACTAGACCAG ATAGTGAAAAATTGGGTCAAAGCAATTAGCCGTGCAAAAGGGTTGAATGAGCAACTAGTACAAGAAGCAAATGCTAAGATTTTCACCTTTGGTTCTTATCGGCTAGGG gtGCATGGCCCTGGTGCAGATATTGACACGCTTTGTGTGGGACCTAGACATGCAACACGAGAA GAAGATTTTTTTGGTGAGCTATATAGAATGCTTTCAGAGATGCCTGAAGTGACAGAGTTGCATCCTGTGCCTGATGCGCATGTTCCAGTAATGCAATTCAAGTTTAAGGGTGTTTCTATAGATCTTCTTTATGCAAAGCTGTCCCTTTGGGTGATTCCTGAA GATTTAGATATTTCACAGGACTCAATACTACAAAACGCTGATGAACAAACTGTCCGCAGTCTTAATGGTTGCAGAGTTACTGATCAGATTTTGCGCTTGGTGCCAAATATTAAG AATTTCCGAACAACCTTGCGATGCATGAGGTTTTGGGCAAAACGCCGTGGTGTTTATTCAAAT GTTGCAGGGTTTCTTGGCGGTATAAATTGGGCATTACTTGTTGCTCGTATATGCCAGTTATATCCCAATGCATTGCCCAATATGTTAGTATCTCGGTTCTTCAGGGTATACACTCAGTGGCGTTGGCCAAATCCAGTGATGATTTGTGCCATTGAAGAAGGTTCTCTTGGTCTCCCGGTTTGGGATCCTAGAAGAAATCCGAAGGACAGGTTTCATTTGATGCCTATTATTACTCCTGCATATCCTTGCATGAATTCTAGCTACAATGTGTCATCAAGCACTTTGTGCATAATGACAGAAGAATTTCAGAGGGGGAATGAGATTTGTGAG GCTATGGAGGCACACAAGGCTGATTGGGGTACCCTTTTTGAGCCTTTTTCCTTCTTTGACGCATACAAGAATTACCTACAAATAGACATCAATGCAGAAAATGAAGATGATTTAAGAAACTGGAAAGGGTGGGTTGAATCGCGTCTCCGTCAGCTTACATTGAAG ATTGAGAGGCACACTTACAATATGCTTCAGTGCCATCCGCATCCGGGAGAATTTACAGACAAATCTAGACCTCTACGTTGTTCTTACTTTATGGGTTTGCAACGTAAACAAGGGGTTCCTGTAAATGAAGGTGAACAGTTTGATATAAGGTTAACTGTTGAGGAATTTAAACACTCTGTCAACTTGTATACCTTATGGAAGCTTGGAATGGAGATCCATGTAACCCATGTAAAACGGAGGAACATACCTAGCTTTGTTTTTCCTGGTGGCATTCGTCCATCTCGTCCGTCAAAAGCAACTTGGGATAGCAGGCGAAGTTCAGCTGAAAAGTCATCTGAAGCTAAAGGAGTTTCAGATGGCTTGGATGATGGAAGGAAGAGAAGGCGAATTGATGATAATGTAGCAAATACCATGAAAAGTGCCAACTCCTCTGCTGGTGTTTCTTTCAGTGGGGAAGTTAATGAGGGAAGCCCTTCTGTTGGAAATGTCTCTGTAGGGAGTGGCTTTGTGAGTGCAAATGGGGAGCCAATGGAAGAAAAATTGGAGAGTAATAGAACAGATGGTGTAAACAATTCAAAAGGCTTATCAGGGAATCTTGCTCAAGATGGGGAGCTTAATGCACAAAGTAAAGATTTGTTTGCCACCAATGATGCCCCTTTCTCTAAGGAGGCTGAGAAGCTGGCAATTGAGAAAATAATGTCTGGTCCTTACATTAATAGCCAAAGTTTAACACAAGAACTTGATGAGCTTGAAGATGATTTTGAATATAGAAATCAGATCAAAGATTCAAGGGGTAATAAAAAAGACATCTCAGTGGAATCTACATCAGCAAATATGACAGCAACATCATTGGCAAATGTAGCTGTAATGCCATCACATATATCCAGCAATGGAGCTGATCTATTTGCTTCGTTATGTCCAAGTGGCGGCTTGGAGGAGCTTGAG CCTGCTGAGCTTATGGCACCATTATCTAATGGGTTCTGTTTTACTGCACCTGTGGCACAGAAGAAGCCGCATATAAG gcaTCTGGATATATCTTGTTTTTGGCTCGCAGGTTGA
- the LOC110633830 gene encoding nuclear poly(A) polymerase 1 isoform X1, protein MGSPGLSTRNNGQQQQRLGITEPISLGGPTEYDEIKTHELEKFLRDVGLYESQEEAVSREEVLGRLDQIVKNWVKAISRAKGLNEQLVQEANAKIFTFGSYRLGVHGPGADIDTLCVGPRHATREEDFFGELYRMLSEMPEVTELHPVPDAHVPVMQFKFKGVSIDLLYAKLSLWVIPEDLDISQDSILQNADEQTVRSLNGCRVTDQILRLVPNIKNFRTTLRCMRFWAKRRGVYSNVAGFLGGINWALLVARICQLYPNALPNMLVSRFFRVYTQWRWPNPVMICAIEEGSLGLPVWDPRRNPKDRFHLMPIITPAYPCMNSSYNVSSSTLCIMTEEFQRGNEICEAMEAHKADWGTLFEPFSFFDAYKNYLQIDINAENEDDLRNWKGWVESRLRQLTLKIERHTYNMLQCHPHPGEFTDKSRPLRCSYFMGLQRKQGVPVNEGEQFDIRLTVEEFKHSVNLYTLWKLGMEIHVTHVKRRNIPSFVFPGGIRPSRPSKATWDSRRSSAEKSSEAKGVSDGLDDGRKRRRIDDNVANTMKSANSSAGVSFSGEVNEGSPSVGNVSVGSGFVSANGEPMEEKLESNRTDGVNNSKGLSGNLAQDGELNAQSKDLFATNDAPFSKEAEKLAIEKIMSGPYINSQSLTQELDELEDDFEYRNQIKDSRGNKKDISVESTSANMTATSLANVAVMPSHISSNGADLFASLCPSGGLEELEPAELMAPLSNGFCFTAPVAQKKPHIRLNFTSLGKASGKST, encoded by the exons ATGGGGAGCCCAGGATTAAGCACCCGAAATAATGGGCAGCAGCAACAACGGCTAGGCATTACGGAGCCCATTTCCTTGGGTGGACCAACAGAGTACGATGAGATAAAAACCCACGAACTTGAAAAG TTTTTGCGAGATGTGGGACTGTATGAGAGTCAGGAGGAGGCTGTGAGCAGAGAGGAAGTTCTTGGGAGACTAGACCAG ATAGTGAAAAATTGGGTCAAAGCAATTAGCCGTGCAAAAGGGTTGAATGAGCAACTAGTACAAGAAGCAAATGCTAAGATTTTCACCTTTGGTTCTTATCGGCTAGGG gtGCATGGCCCTGGTGCAGATATTGACACGCTTTGTGTGGGACCTAGACATGCAACACGAGAA GAAGATTTTTTTGGTGAGCTATATAGAATGCTTTCAGAGATGCCTGAAGTGACAGAGTTGCATCCTGTGCCTGATGCGCATGTTCCAGTAATGCAATTCAAGTTTAAGGGTGTTTCTATAGATCTTCTTTATGCAAAGCTGTCCCTTTGGGTGATTCCTGAA GATTTAGATATTTCACAGGACTCAATACTACAAAACGCTGATGAACAAACTGTCCGCAGTCTTAATGGTTGCAGAGTTACTGATCAGATTTTGCGCTTGGTGCCAAATATTAAG AATTTCCGAACAACCTTGCGATGCATGAGGTTTTGGGCAAAACGCCGTGGTGTTTATTCAAAT GTTGCAGGGTTTCTTGGCGGTATAAATTGGGCATTACTTGTTGCTCGTATATGCCAGTTATATCCCAATGCATTGCCCAATATGTTAGTATCTCGGTTCTTCAGGGTATACACTCAGTGGCGTTGGCCAAATCCAGTGATGATTTGTGCCATTGAAGAAGGTTCTCTTGGTCTCCCGGTTTGGGATCCTAGAAGAAATCCGAAGGACAGGTTTCATTTGATGCCTATTATTACTCCTGCATATCCTTGCATGAATTCTAGCTACAATGTGTCATCAAGCACTTTGTGCATAATGACAGAAGAATTTCAGAGGGGGAATGAGATTTGTGAG GCTATGGAGGCACACAAGGCTGATTGGGGTACCCTTTTTGAGCCTTTTTCCTTCTTTGACGCATACAAGAATTACCTACAAATAGACATCAATGCAGAAAATGAAGATGATTTAAGAAACTGGAAAGGGTGGGTTGAATCGCGTCTCCGTCAGCTTACATTGAAG ATTGAGAGGCACACTTACAATATGCTTCAGTGCCATCCGCATCCGGGAGAATTTACAGACAAATCTAGACCTCTACGTTGTTCTTACTTTATGGGTTTGCAACGTAAACAAGGGGTTCCTGTAAATGAAGGTGAACAGTTTGATATAAGGTTAACTGTTGAGGAATTTAAACACTCTGTCAACTTGTATACCTTATGGAAGCTTGGAATGGAGATCCATGTAACCCATGTAAAACGGAGGAACATACCTAGCTTTGTTTTTCCTGGTGGCATTCGTCCATCTCGTCCGTCAAAAGCAACTTGGGATAGCAGGCGAAGTTCAGCTGAAAAGTCATCTGAAGCTAAAGGAGTTTCAGATGGCTTGGATGATGGAAGGAAGAGAAGGCGAATTGATGATAATGTAGCAAATACCATGAAAAGTGCCAACTCCTCTGCTGGTGTTTCTTTCAGTGGGGAAGTTAATGAGGGAAGCCCTTCTGTTGGAAATGTCTCTGTAGGGAGTGGCTTTGTGAGTGCAAATGGGGAGCCAATGGAAGAAAAATTGGAGAGTAATAGAACAGATGGTGTAAACAATTCAAAAGGCTTATCAGGGAATCTTGCTCAAGATGGGGAGCTTAATGCACAAAGTAAAGATTTGTTTGCCACCAATGATGCCCCTTTCTCTAAGGAGGCTGAGAAGCTGGCAATTGAGAAAATAATGTCTGGTCCTTACATTAATAGCCAAAGTTTAACACAAGAACTTGATGAGCTTGAAGATGATTTTGAATATAGAAATCAGATCAAAGATTCAAGGGGTAATAAAAAAGACATCTCAGTGGAATCTACATCAGCAAATATGACAGCAACATCATTGGCAAATGTAGCTGTAATGCCATCACATATATCCAGCAATGGAGCTGATCTATTTGCTTCGTTATGTCCAAGTGGCGGCTTGGAGGAGCTTGAG CCTGCTGAGCTTATGGCACCATTATCTAATGGGTTCTGTTTTACTGCACCTGTGGCACAGAAGAAGCCGCATATAAG GTTGAACTTCACTTCTTTAGGTAAAGCTAGTGGCAAAAGCACATAA
- the LOC110633830 gene encoding nuclear poly(A) polymerase 1 isoform X3: MGSPGLSTRNNGQQQQRLGITEPISLGGPTEYDEIKTHELEKFLRDVGLYESQEEAVSREEVLGRLDQVHGPGADIDTLCVGPRHATREEDFFGELYRMLSEMPEVTELHPVPDAHVPVMQFKFKGVSIDLLYAKLSLWVIPEDLDISQDSILQNADEQTVRSLNGCRVTDQILRLVPNIKNFRTTLRCMRFWAKRRGVYSNVAGFLGGINWALLVARICQLYPNALPNMLVSRFFRVYTQWRWPNPVMICAIEEGSLGLPVWDPRRNPKDRFHLMPIITPAYPCMNSSYNVSSSTLCIMTEEFQRGNEICEAMEAHKADWGTLFEPFSFFDAYKNYLQIDINAENEDDLRNWKGWVESRLRQLTLKIERHTYNMLQCHPHPGEFTDKSRPLRCSYFMGLQRKQGVPVNEGEQFDIRLTVEEFKHSVNLYTLWKLGMEIHVTHVKRRNIPSFVFPGGIRPSRPSKATWDSRRSSAEKSSEAKGVSDGLDDGRKRRRIDDNVANTMKSANSSAGVSFSGEVNEGSPSVGNVSVGSGFVSANGEPMEEKLESNRTDGVNNSKGLSGNLAQDGELNAQSKDLFATNDAPFSKEAEKLAIEKIMSGPYINSQSLTQELDELEDDFEYRNQIKDSRGNKKDISVESTSANMTATSLANVAVMPSHISSNGADLFASLCPSGGLEELEPAELMAPLSNGFCFTAPVAQKKPHIRLNFTSLGKASGKST; this comes from the exons ATGGGGAGCCCAGGATTAAGCACCCGAAATAATGGGCAGCAGCAACAACGGCTAGGCATTACGGAGCCCATTTCCTTGGGTGGACCAACAGAGTACGATGAGATAAAAACCCACGAACTTGAAAAG TTTTTGCGAGATGTGGGACTGTATGAGAGTCAGGAGGAGGCTGTGAGCAGAGAGGAAGTTCTTGGGAGACTAGACCAG gtGCATGGCCCTGGTGCAGATATTGACACGCTTTGTGTGGGACCTAGACATGCAACACGAGAA GAAGATTTTTTTGGTGAGCTATATAGAATGCTTTCAGAGATGCCTGAAGTGACAGAGTTGCATCCTGTGCCTGATGCGCATGTTCCAGTAATGCAATTCAAGTTTAAGGGTGTTTCTATAGATCTTCTTTATGCAAAGCTGTCCCTTTGGGTGATTCCTGAA GATTTAGATATTTCACAGGACTCAATACTACAAAACGCTGATGAACAAACTGTCCGCAGTCTTAATGGTTGCAGAGTTACTGATCAGATTTTGCGCTTGGTGCCAAATATTAAG AATTTCCGAACAACCTTGCGATGCATGAGGTTTTGGGCAAAACGCCGTGGTGTTTATTCAAAT GTTGCAGGGTTTCTTGGCGGTATAAATTGGGCATTACTTGTTGCTCGTATATGCCAGTTATATCCCAATGCATTGCCCAATATGTTAGTATCTCGGTTCTTCAGGGTATACACTCAGTGGCGTTGGCCAAATCCAGTGATGATTTGTGCCATTGAAGAAGGTTCTCTTGGTCTCCCGGTTTGGGATCCTAGAAGAAATCCGAAGGACAGGTTTCATTTGATGCCTATTATTACTCCTGCATATCCTTGCATGAATTCTAGCTACAATGTGTCATCAAGCACTTTGTGCATAATGACAGAAGAATTTCAGAGGGGGAATGAGATTTGTGAG GCTATGGAGGCACACAAGGCTGATTGGGGTACCCTTTTTGAGCCTTTTTCCTTCTTTGACGCATACAAGAATTACCTACAAATAGACATCAATGCAGAAAATGAAGATGATTTAAGAAACTGGAAAGGGTGGGTTGAATCGCGTCTCCGTCAGCTTACATTGAAG ATTGAGAGGCACACTTACAATATGCTTCAGTGCCATCCGCATCCGGGAGAATTTACAGACAAATCTAGACCTCTACGTTGTTCTTACTTTATGGGTTTGCAACGTAAACAAGGGGTTCCTGTAAATGAAGGTGAACAGTTTGATATAAGGTTAACTGTTGAGGAATTTAAACACTCTGTCAACTTGTATACCTTATGGAAGCTTGGAATGGAGATCCATGTAACCCATGTAAAACGGAGGAACATACCTAGCTTTGTTTTTCCTGGTGGCATTCGTCCATCTCGTCCGTCAAAAGCAACTTGGGATAGCAGGCGAAGTTCAGCTGAAAAGTCATCTGAAGCTAAAGGAGTTTCAGATGGCTTGGATGATGGAAGGAAGAGAAGGCGAATTGATGATAATGTAGCAAATACCATGAAAAGTGCCAACTCCTCTGCTGGTGTTTCTTTCAGTGGGGAAGTTAATGAGGGAAGCCCTTCTGTTGGAAATGTCTCTGTAGGGAGTGGCTTTGTGAGTGCAAATGGGGAGCCAATGGAAGAAAAATTGGAGAGTAATAGAACAGATGGTGTAAACAATTCAAAAGGCTTATCAGGGAATCTTGCTCAAGATGGGGAGCTTAATGCACAAAGTAAAGATTTGTTTGCCACCAATGATGCCCCTTTCTCTAAGGAGGCTGAGAAGCTGGCAATTGAGAAAATAATGTCTGGTCCTTACATTAATAGCCAAAGTTTAACACAAGAACTTGATGAGCTTGAAGATGATTTTGAATATAGAAATCAGATCAAAGATTCAAGGGGTAATAAAAAAGACATCTCAGTGGAATCTACATCAGCAAATATGACAGCAACATCATTGGCAAATGTAGCTGTAATGCCATCACATATATCCAGCAATGGAGCTGATCTATTTGCTTCGTTATGTCCAAGTGGCGGCTTGGAGGAGCTTGAG CCTGCTGAGCTTATGGCACCATTATCTAATGGGTTCTGTTTTACTGCACCTGTGGCACAGAAGAAGCCGCATATAAG GTTGAACTTCACTTCTTTAGGTAAAGCTAGTGGCAAAAGCACATAA